Proteins from a genomic interval of Tenacibaculum sp. SZ-18:
- a CDS encoding quinone-dependent dihydroorotate dehydrogenase: protein MYKLIIRPIFFLFDPEKIHYFTFSLVKFLSKIPFVSSIFRGLYKVEDRKLERNLFGLTFKNPVGLAAGFDKNAVLYNELADFGFGFIEIGTVTPEGQVGNPKQRLFRLKDDKGIINRMGFNNEGLEAAISQLKKNKGKVIIGGNIGKNTATNPEDYTADYTKCFEELHPYVDYFVLNVSCPNVSSHAKLEDADYLKELITEVQKINNSKSAQKPILLKIAPDLNTHQLDEIIDLVADTKIDGVIASNTSIDRTGLKASEERLKEIGNGGLSGQPIKEKSTKVIKYLADNSNKSFPIIGVGGIHSEKDALEKINAGADLVQVYTGFIYEGPSLIKRINKAILKRN from the coding sequence ATGTATAAATTAATAATCCGTCCAATATTTTTTCTTTTTGATCCTGAAAAGATTCATTATTTCACTTTTTCTTTAGTTAAATTTTTATCCAAAATACCTTTTGTAAGTTCAATTTTTAGAGGTTTGTACAAAGTTGAGGATAGGAAGTTAGAACGTAATTTATTTGGTTTAACTTTTAAAAACCCAGTTGGACTAGCAGCTGGTTTTGATAAAAATGCGGTTTTATATAATGAACTAGCTGATTTTGGATTTGGTTTTATAGAGATTGGAACCGTTACACCTGAAGGTCAAGTAGGAAATCCTAAACAGCGTTTATTTAGATTGAAAGACGATAAGGGAATTATAAATCGAATGGGATTTAATAATGAAGGATTGGAAGCTGCGATTTCTCAGTTAAAGAAAAATAAAGGAAAAGTAATTATTGGAGGAAATATAGGGAAGAACACAGCTACAAATCCTGAGGATTATACAGCTGATTACACAAAGTGTTTTGAAGAATTACATCCTTATGTTGACTATTTTGTTTTAAATGTAAGTTGTCCAAACGTATCTAGTCATGCAAAGTTAGAAGATGCAGATTATTTGAAAGAATTAATCACTGAAGTTCAAAAGATTAACAATTCAAAATCGGCTCAAAAACCAATTTTATTAAAAATTGCACCAGATTTAAATACACATCAATTAGATGAAATTATTGATTTAGTTGCTGATACTAAAATTGATGGTGTAATTGCATCAAACACCTCTATTGATAGAACAGGTTTAAAGGCTTCCGAAGAAAGGTTAAAAGAAATTGGAAATGGTGGTTTGAGTGGTCAACCTATTAAAGAAAAGAGTACTAAGGTCATTAAATATTTAGCAGATAATTCAAATAAATCATTTCCAATAATTGGAGTAGGAGGAATTCATTCAGAAAAAGATGCATTGGAAAAAATAAATGCAGGAGCGGATTTAGTTCAAGTTTATACTGGTTTTATTTATGAGGGACCATCGTTGATTAAAAGAATAAACAAGGCTATTTTAAAAAGAAATTAA
- a CDS encoding LysE family translocator has protein sequence MFETLFSFALSTAALAFSPGPDNIFVLTQSIVNGKKFGIATVLGLMTGCIIHTTLVAFGVSEAIKANENIFLLIKLFGAGYLLYLSYVVYNSDAKIAFSTENVEKKSTLELFKTGFWMNILNPKVTIFFLAFFPQFLFSKSTSTVVQFYVLGGIFILVSFIIFSLIAILAGAISDFIKKNENVGVYLKWLQIVVFVGIAIFILLPESK, from the coding sequence ATGTTTGAAACGTTATTTTCTTTTGCTTTGTCCACTGCGGCTTTAGCTTTTTCTCCTGGACCAGATAATATTTTTGTATTAACTCAAAGTATTGTAAATGGTAAAAAGTTTGGAATAGCTACTGTTTTAGGTTTAATGACAGGGTGTATTATTCATACGACATTAGTTGCTTTTGGTGTTTCAGAAGCTATTAAGGCAAATGAAAATATATTCTTATTAATAAAATTATTTGGGGCAGGTTATTTACTTTATTTGTCTTATGTAGTTTATAATAGCGACGCAAAAATTGCTTTTTCTACTGAAAATGTAGAAAAAAAATCAACGTTAGAGTTATTTAAAACTGGATTTTGGATGAATATTCTTAATCCAAAAGTTACAATTTTCTTTTTAGCATTTTTTCCACAATTTCTTTTCTCAAAGAGTACATCGACAGTAGTTCAGTTTTATGTTTTAGGTGGAATTTTCATTTTAGTTTCTTTTATCATATTTTCTTTAATAGCAATTTTGGCAGGTGCTATTTCAGATTTCATAAAGAAGAATGAGAATGTAGGAGTATATTTAAAGTGGCTTCAAATCGTGGTTTTTGTCGGAATTGCAATTTTTATTCTTTTACCAGAATCTAAATAA
- a CDS encoding YfiT family bacillithiol transferase — protein MENLRYPIGKPNIPKEISDRNIKEWIEIIELFPRKLKKLVSNLSDDQLNTKYRNEGWTIRQVVHHCADSHHNSYTRFKWTLTENKPIIKTYYEDRWAELKDSKDGPIGLSINSLIALHDKWVYFLKLLTFEDLDKYFIHPEGNEIVTLKENIGIYAWHCNHHYAHIEHLIKRKNW, from the coding sequence ATGGAGAACTTACGATATCCTATTGGAAAACCAAACATTCCCAAAGAAATTTCAGATAGAAATATTAAGGAATGGATTGAAATAATAGAGCTCTTTCCACGTAAATTAAAAAAGTTAGTATCTAATTTGTCAGATGATCAACTGAATACTAAATATAGGAACGAAGGATGGACAATAAGACAAGTTGTTCATCACTGCGCTGATAGTCATCATAATTCTTACACAAGATTTAAATGGACCTTAACGGAAAATAAACCAATTATCAAAACCTATTATGAGGATCGATGGGCTGAGTTAAAAGATTCAAAAGACGGACCCATTGGTTTATCAATAAACTCTTTAATAGCATTGCATGACAAATGGGTTTACTTTCTCAAATTATTAACTTTTGAAGACTTAGATAAGTATTTTATTCACCCTGAAGGAAATGAAATAGTCACCCTCAAAGAAAACATTGGGATTTATGCTTGGCACTGTAATCACCATTATGCACACATTGAGCACTTAATTAAACGTAAAAATTGGTAG
- a CDS encoding tetratricopeptide repeat protein, giving the protein MKAKLIFTLLITGFLMNCTSKKNSSEFIENTSGRYFFNADEVIEVVFKEQELYLNWRNTDLKPLKLNDSMFYARELNEKLIFNSKENKIVLAEKREHKGEKYIFLKLKEGEKTPSEYLAENNYNLALKGYKEIQQRDSLNRLIRERNLNRTGYRFIRNNEIEKAINIFKINTELYPNSSNTFDSLGDAYLKNNDTLNAIDSYKKALSINPENRSSKRNLKELTDKK; this is encoded by the coding sequence ATGAAAGCAAAACTTATATTTACCTTATTAATTACGGGATTCTTAATGAATTGTACTTCTAAGAAAAATAGTTCTGAATTTATTGAAAATACATCAGGACGCTATTTTTTTAATGCTGATGAAGTTATTGAAGTAGTTTTCAAAGAACAAGAATTATATTTAAATTGGAGGAATACTGATTTAAAACCATTGAAACTTAATGATAGTATGTTTTATGCACGTGAATTAAACGAGAAATTGATTTTTAATTCTAAAGAAAATAAAATTGTTTTAGCTGAAAAAAGAGAACATAAAGGAGAAAAATACATTTTTCTGAAACTAAAAGAAGGTGAAAAAACACCTAGCGAGTATTTAGCAGAGAATAATTATAACCTAGCTTTAAAGGGTTATAAGGAAATTCAACAAAGAGATAGTTTAAATCGTTTGATCCGAGAAAGAAACCTAAATAGAACAGGTTACAGATTTATTAGAAATAATGAAATCGAAAAAGCTATAAATATTTTTAAAATTAATACAGAGTTATACCCGAATAGTTCAAATACATTTGATAGTTTAGGTGATGCTTATTTAAAAAACAACGATACTTTAAATGCAATAGATAGTTACAAAAAGGCCTTAAGCATTAATCCTGAGAATAGAAGTTCCAAGAGAAATCTAAAAGAACTAACTGATAAAAAATAG
- the lon gene encoding endopeptidase La, with protein MSRSKIIHLDNLSLQDMINEDSELIPLLTPEDEELINKEDVPSELPILPLRNTVLFPGVVIPITAGRDKSIQLIKDANKGNKTLGVVAQRNSEVENPTLDDIYHTGVVAQILRVLKMPDGNTTVIIQGKKRFEIDELIQQEPYMKAKVSEAKEERTIDDQKEFDAIIDSIKELALDVIKENPMLPSEASFAIKNIQSNSFLVNFISSNMDLSVGQKQVLLEKDSLKERALLTLKNLDKELQKLQLRNDIQSKTRSDLDKQQREYYLHQQLKTIQEELGGVSHDQELEEMRSQAKKKKWTKEVAEVFEKEVNRLRRMNPQMAEYGVQRNYLELLLELPWGEYSEDKFDLKKAQKILDRDHFGLEKVKERIIEHLAVLKLRGDMKSPIICLYGPPGVGKTSLGKSVAEALGRKYVRMSLGGLRDEAEIRGHRKTYIGAMPGRLIQNIKKAGTSNPVFVLDEIDKLGQSHQGDPSSAMLEVLDPEQNTEFYDNYLEVGYDLSKILFIATANNINQIPWALRDRMEIINVTGYTIEEKVEIAKKYLLPKQLKEHGLNDGHLKLGKTQIEKIVEGYTRESGVRGLEKQVAKVVRYAAKSIAMEDEYNVALSNDDIEAILGPARLERDKYENNDTAGVVTGLAWTSVGGDILFIESILSKGKGNLTITGNLGTVMKESSTIAMKYIKSKSEAFGIKPEALDNYDVHIHVPEGATPKDGPSAGITMLTSLVSVFTQRKVKNRIAMTGEITLRGKVLPVGGIKEKILAAKRANIKEIILCADNKRDIDEIKESYLKGLKFHYVTEMSEVIDIALTKQKVKNAQKL; from the coding sequence ATGAGTAGATCCAAAATAATACATTTAGACAACTTGTCTTTACAAGATATGATAAATGAAGATTCTGAATTAATTCCATTATTAACTCCAGAAGACGAGGAGTTAATCAATAAGGAAGATGTTCCAAGTGAATTACCAATATTACCTTTAAGAAATACTGTATTATTTCCAGGAGTTGTAATTCCTATTACTGCGGGAAGGGACAAATCAATCCAGTTAATTAAGGATGCGAATAAAGGAAACAAAACTTTAGGTGTTGTTGCACAGCGAAATAGTGAAGTTGAAAATCCAACGTTAGATGATATATACCATACAGGTGTAGTTGCTCAGATTTTAAGAGTTCTTAAAATGCCAGATGGTAATACTACTGTCATCATACAAGGTAAAAAACGCTTTGAAATTGACGAATTAATTCAACAAGAGCCTTATATGAAGGCAAAGGTTTCGGAAGCTAAAGAAGAAAGAACTATCGACGATCAGAAAGAGTTTGATGCGATAATTGATTCAATTAAAGAATTAGCATTAGATGTTATAAAAGAAAATCCAATGTTGCCTTCAGAAGCTTCATTTGCAATTAAAAATATTCAATCTAACTCATTTTTAGTGAACTTTATTTCATCTAACATGGATTTGAGTGTTGGTCAGAAGCAAGTTTTATTAGAGAAAGATAGTTTAAAAGAAAGAGCTTTATTAACGTTAAAAAACTTAGATAAAGAGTTACAAAAACTTCAGTTACGTAACGATATTCAATCTAAAACAAGATCTGATTTAGATAAACAGCAAAGAGAATATTATTTGCATCAGCAATTAAAGACTATTCAAGAAGAGCTTGGAGGGGTTTCTCACGATCAAGAATTGGAAGAAATGCGTTCACAAGCGAAGAAGAAAAAATGGACGAAAGAAGTAGCAGAGGTTTTCGAAAAAGAAGTAAATAGGCTTCGTAGAATGAATCCTCAAATGGCAGAATATGGTGTACAGAGAAATTATTTAGAGTTATTACTTGAATTACCTTGGGGAGAATATTCTGAAGATAAATTTGATTTAAAAAAGGCTCAAAAGATTTTGGATAGAGATCATTTTGGACTTGAAAAAGTAAAAGAGCGTATCATTGAGCATTTAGCTGTTTTAAAGTTAAGAGGAGATATGAAATCGCCTATTATTTGTTTGTACGGACCTCCTGGAGTTGGTAAAACATCTTTAGGTAAATCTGTAGCGGAAGCTCTTGGTAGAAAATATGTTCGTATGTCTTTAGGTGGTTTACGGGATGAAGCTGAGATTCGTGGTCATAGAAAGACTTACATAGGAGCGATGCCTGGTCGATTAATTCAAAATATTAAAAAGGCAGGAACTTCAAATCCTGTTTTCGTTTTAGATGAAATTGATAAACTAGGTCAAAGTCATCAAGGAGATCCATCTTCAGCAATGTTAGAAGTTTTAGATCCTGAACAAAATACTGAGTTCTACGATAATTACCTGGAGGTTGGTTATGATCTGTCAAAGATTCTATTTATTGCAACAGCAAATAATATAAATCAAATTCCATGGGCATTAAGAGATCGTATGGAGATTATTAATGTTACGGGTTATACTATTGAGGAGAAAGTTGAAATTGCCAAAAAATATTTATTACCTAAACAATTAAAAGAGCACGGATTAAATGATGGACATTTAAAATTAGGAAAAACTCAAATCGAAAAGATTGTTGAAGGTTATACAAGAGAATCAGGAGTTCGTGGATTGGAAAAACAAGTAGCTAAAGTAGTCCGTTATGCAGCAAAATCAATCGCAATGGAGGATGAATATAACGTTGCATTATCTAATGATGATATTGAGGCAATTTTAGGCCCAGCAAGATTAGAACGTGATAAGTACGAAAATAATGATACTGCTGGAGTAGTTACAGGATTAGCTTGGACAAGTGTTGGTGGTGACATTTTATTCATAGAATCAATTCTTTCTAAAGGTAAAGGAAATCTTACTATTACAGGTAATTTAGGAACTGTAATGAAGGAATCTTCAACAATAGCCATGAAGTATATAAAATCTAAATCAGAAGCGTTTGGTATTAAACCTGAAGCCCTAGATAATTATGATGTACATATTCATGTGCCAGAAGGAGCGACTCCAAAGGATGGACCAAGTGCTGGTATTACCATGTTAACTTCACTAGTATCGGTATTTACACAACGTAAGGTGAAAAACCGAATAGCTATGACAGGTGAAATTACATTGAGAGGAAAAGTGCTGCCTGTTGGCGGAATTAAAGAGAAGATTTTAGCAGCCAAAAGAGCAAATATTAAGGAAATAATTTTGTGTGCTGATAATAAGCGTGACATTGATGAAATTAAAGAAAGTTACTTAAAAGGCTTAAAGTTTCATTATGTAACTGAAATGAGCGAAGTAATTGATATCGCTTTGACAAAGCAAAAAGTCAAAAATGCACAAAAACTGTAA
- a CDS encoding thioredoxin family protein: MALTESNNLSIGTVAPNFELLNTKDNTTVNLSEVKGLKGTAIFFICNHCPFVVHVNEELIKLANDYSKKGISFIAISSNDANKYPQDGPEKMKTHAEKVGYPFPYLFDETQEVAKAYDAACTPDLYLFDDELKLVYHGQLDDSRPGNEKPLTGKYFRNAINNLFDQKSPIENQKPSIGCNIKWK; this comes from the coding sequence ATGGCTTTAACAGAATCTAACAATCTTTCAATTGGAACAGTCGCTCCGAACTTCGAATTATTAAATACTAAAGATAATACAACCGTAAATCTTTCTGAAGTAAAAGGATTAAAAGGAACTGCTATATTTTTTATATGTAACCACTGCCCTTTTGTTGTCCATGTAAATGAGGAATTAATAAAGTTGGCAAATGATTATTCTAAAAAAGGGATTTCTTTTATTGCGATAAGTAGTAACGACGCCAATAAATATCCCCAAGATGGACCGGAGAAAATGAAAACGCATGCCGAAAAAGTTGGCTATCCTTTCCCATACTTATTTGATGAAACTCAAGAAGTAGCTAAAGCTTATGATGCTGCTTGTACTCCAGATTTATATTTATTTGATGATGAATTAAAATTGGTGTATCATGGTCAACTTGATGATTCTCGACCAGGAAACGAAAAGCCTTTAACTGGTAAATATTTCAGAAATGCAATTAATAATCTTTTTGATCAAAAGTCTCCTATTGAAAATCAAAAACCAAGTATCGGTTGTAATATTAAGTGGAAATAA
- a CDS encoding SDR family NAD(P)-dependent oxidoreductase yields the protein MSNIVIITGGSKGIGNALAKKYSSENYIVYSLSRSITGNKNLKEISINLLDFHSATSSFSLLLDEINLQHPKSVTLINNAGRLGEISNLENIPSDDINASILLNTTIPLAFSGIFIEKLKNSNCIKKIISISSGAATKPYNGWSVYCSSKAALDMMTATIAQEQSEISNGVKAYGIRPGVVDTNMQTQIRETSIDHFKNVQRFIDLKENKELYTPEFVAKRVYQLDTSNKLVNGETIDLRNV from the coding sequence GTGAGTAATATTGTAATTATAACTGGAGGAAGTAAAGGAATCGGAAATGCTTTAGCAAAGAAATATAGTTCCGAAAATTATATTGTTTATTCTCTTTCAAGATCAATTACAGGAAATAAAAATCTTAAAGAAATCTCAATTAATCTTTTAGATTTTCACTCTGCTACTAGCAGTTTCAGCTTATTACTGGATGAAATTAATCTTCAACATCCTAAATCAGTTACCTTAATAAATAATGCTGGTCGATTGGGAGAGATAAGTAATTTAGAAAATATTCCGAGTGATGATATTAATGCCTCTATCCTCTTAAATACAACGATACCACTTGCCTTCTCTGGCATATTTATAGAGAAACTTAAAAATTCAAATTGTATAAAAAAAATCATTAGCATTTCATCAGGAGCGGCTACAAAACCATATAACGGCTGGAGTGTTTATTGTAGTTCAAAGGCTGCTTTAGATATGATGACCGCAACGATAGCACAGGAACAAAGTGAAATATCAAACGGAGTAAAAGCATATGGTATTCGTCCTGGAGTTGTTGATACAAATATGCAGACTCAAATACGAGAAACATCTATTGACCATTTCAAAAATGTACAGAGATTTATTGACTTAAAAGAGAATAAAGAATTATATACTCCTGAATTTGTTGCTAAGCGAGTTTACCAATTAGATACTTCAAACAAATTGGTTAATGGGGAAACTATTGACTTAAGAAACGTTTAA
- a CDS encoding glycosyltransferase family 4 protein — MNVLFVLGGGNLNTQIAQVALFLGLKEKGVNIHLIGPIADDVREFITSQNKNATFLNLHPKKKIDSEYQEAFSKFISEKNIQLVHFISGKAARSGLIALRKHPKVKSVIYFGSVSLHWYDPSSYLTYLHPKIDAIIGNSNFVYNHVKNQLFGKHKNKAVRIFKGYSSEWFAEVNPFDYTKIGIPKEATVVCSIGNHRKVKGTKYFLESSKYLKSDQEIHYVLIGENTDAPHLDSIRNNSKISNRIHVLGKRNDVPDLLAGCDMYVQTSLSEGFGRAISEAMSIGKPVIMTNAGGCTELINENSGIVVPLKDSKAIGEAISKLANEKELCKQMGINAKNRILNIYSIKRTVNETLDLYKKLLSE, encoded by the coding sequence ATGAATGTACTTTTTGTTTTAGGTGGTGGTAATTTAAACACACAAATTGCTCAAGTTGCTTTGTTTCTTGGTTTAAAAGAAAAAGGAGTAAACATACACTTAATTGGTCCGATTGCTGACGATGTTCGTGAGTTTATAACTTCGCAAAATAAAAATGCTACTTTCCTTAACTTGCATCCAAAGAAGAAAATAGATTCGGAATATCAAGAAGCTTTTTCTAAATTTATTTCCGAAAAAAATATTCAATTAGTTCATTTTATAAGTGGAAAAGCAGCAAGAAGCGGATTGATTGCTTTGCGCAAACATCCAAAAGTTAAAAGTGTTATCTATTTTGGTTCTGTGAGTTTACATTGGTACGATCCGAGTTCATACCTTACATATTTACATCCAAAAATAGACGCAATTATAGGTAACAGTAATTTTGTTTACAATCATGTGAAAAATCAACTTTTTGGGAAACATAAGAATAAAGCAGTGAGAATATTTAAAGGGTATAGTTCTGAGTGGTTTGCTGAAGTTAATCCATTTGATTATACAAAAATTGGAATTCCTAAAGAAGCTACTGTAGTTTGTTCTATTGGAAATCACAGAAAAGTGAAAGGAACAAAGTACTTTTTAGAATCTTCTAAGTATTTGAAATCTGATCAAGAAATACACTATGTATTAATCGGAGAAAACACAGATGCTCCACATCTTGACAGTATTCGAAATAATAGTAAAATTAGCAATCGTATTCATGTGCTAGGAAAACGAAACGATGTTCCCGATTTACTTGCTGGTTGTGATATGTACGTTCAAACTTCTTTAAGTGAAGGATTCGGTCGGGCAATTAGTGAAGCTATGAGTATTGGAAAACCAGTAATTATGACTAATGCTGGGGGATGCACAGAGTTAATTAATGAAAACTCTGGTATTGTAGTTCCTTTAAAAGATTCTAAAGCTATTGGTGAAGCAATTTCTAAATTAGCTAACGAAAAAGAGCTTTGTAAACAAATGGGAATAAATGCGAAGAATAGAATTTTAAATATATACAGTATTAAACGTACTGTAAATGAAACATTAGATTTATATAAAAAATTATTAAGTGAGTAA
- the mazG gene encoding nucleoside triphosphate pyrophosphohydrolase, which translates to MLNSREQQLEAFNRLLDIMDDLREKCPWDKKQTLESLRHLTIEEVYELGDAILDNDLEELKKELGDVLLHIVFYAKIGSEKKAFDIADIANAISDKLIDRHPHIYGDVSVKNAEEVKQNWEKLKLKEGKKSVLEGVPRSLPALVKANRIQDKVAGVGFDWEEPQQVWKKVQEELNELNAEINHGNQDDIEKEFGDVLFSMINYARFIKVNPENALERTNKKFINRFQYLEQKAKEAGKELSDMSLAEMDVFWNESKTYFK; encoded by the coding sequence ATGTTAAATTCTCGTGAACAACAATTAGAAGCTTTCAACCGTCTTTTAGATATAATGGACGATTTACGTGAAAAGTGTCCTTGGGATAAAAAACAAACACTTGAAAGCTTAAGACATTTAACAATTGAAGAAGTTTACGAATTAGGAGATGCTATTTTAGATAACGACTTAGAAGAGTTAAAAAAAGAATTAGGCGATGTGCTTCTGCACATCGTTTTTTATGCTAAAATCGGAAGCGAAAAAAAAGCTTTTGATATAGCAGATATTGCCAATGCTATTTCTGATAAGCTCATAGACAGACATCCACACATTTATGGTGATGTTTCTGTAAAAAATGCAGAAGAAGTAAAACAAAATTGGGAAAAGCTAAAACTTAAAGAAGGAAAAAAATCTGTATTAGAAGGAGTTCCTAGAAGTTTACCCGCATTGGTAAAAGCAAACAGAATTCAAGATAAAGTTGCTGGCGTTGGTTTCGATTGGGAAGAACCGCAACAAGTTTGGAAAAAAGTCCAAGAAGAATTAAATGAATTGAACGCAGAAATTAACCATGGTAATCAAGATGACATTGAAAAAGAATTCGGAGATGTTTTGTTTTCTATGATTAATTATGCACGTTTTATAAAGGTAAACCCAGAAAACGCACTAGAACGAACGAATAAAAAATTTATAAACCGTTTTCAATATCTTGAACAAAAAGCTAAAGAAGCTGGCAAAGAATTGTCAGATATGAGTTTAGCTGAAATGGATGTTTTTTGGAACGAATCCAAAACTTATTTTAAGTAA
- a CDS encoding DUF5606 family protein: protein MEFSKIIAVSGKPGLFEILSQTKSGVIVKSLLEDKRMPITATHNVSLLENIAIFTYTEDIPLAEVFSNIASKENGKEAISHKESATKLTEYFSEVLPEYDEERVYTSNIKKVIQWYNILVKANFDFSTLTQEEVTTEEEE from the coding sequence ATGGAATTTAGTAAAATTATAGCTGTATCTGGTAAACCTGGATTATTTGAAATTTTGTCACAAACAAAAAGTGGTGTTATCGTAAAATCTTTATTAGAAGACAAACGTATGCCAATTACAGCAACTCACAATGTCAGCTTATTAGAAAATATTGCCATTTTTACATATACTGAAGATATTCCTTTGGCTGAAGTTTTTAGCAATATTGCCAGTAAGGAAAATGGTAAAGAGGCTATTTCTCATAAAGAAAGTGCTACTAAATTAACCGAATATTTTTCTGAAGTTTTACCTGAATATGATGAAGAAAGAGTATATACTTCAAATATTAAAAAAGTAATTCAGTGGTATAACATTTTAGTGAAAGCTAATTTCGATTTCTCTACTTTAACGCAAGAGGAAGTTACTACTGAGGAAGAAGAATAG
- the def gene encoding peptide deformylase gives MILPIVAYGDPVLRKVGKKIDKNYPNLTELIANMKETMYNASGVGLAAPQIGKDIRLFIIDASPFAADEDLSDEDRKVLEGFNRVFINAQILEEDGEEWVFNEGCLSIPDVREDVWRKPTITIEYQDENFETKTEVLSGLAARVFQHEYDHIEGVLFTDKLSSLKKRLIKKKLENISKGKIRSDYRMRFPKLKR, from the coding sequence ATGATTTTACCAATTGTTGCATACGGTGATCCTGTTCTTAGAAAGGTAGGAAAGAAAATCGATAAAAATTACCCGAACCTTACCGAACTGATTGCCAACATGAAAGAGACAATGTACAATGCTTCAGGTGTTGGTTTAGCTGCTCCTCAAATAGGAAAAGATATTCGTTTATTTATTATTGATGCATCACCTTTTGCAGCAGATGAAGATTTGAGCGATGAAGATCGTAAAGTATTAGAAGGATTTAATCGAGTATTCATAAATGCACAAATCCTTGAAGAAGATGGAGAAGAATGGGTTTTTAACGAGGGATGTTTAAGTATTCCTGATGTTAGAGAAGATGTTTGGAGAAAACCAACTATTACAATTGAATATCAAGATGAAAACTTTGAAACTAAGACAGAAGTGCTATCTGGATTAGCTGCTAGAGTTTTTCAACATGAATATGACCATATTGAGGGAGTTCTATTTACTGATAAACTATCTTCATTAAAGAAAAGATTAATCAAGAAAAAATTAGAAAATATTTCAAAAGGAAAGATTCGATCTGACTACAGAATGCGCTTTCCTAAATTAAAAAGATAA
- the ruvX gene encoding Holliday junction resolvase RuvX: MARILAIDFGLKRTGIAVTDELQIIASGLTTVPTENLISFLKDYVSKENVELFVVGKPKQMDNSDSESEQLIVPFLQKLSKEIPAITIERVDERFTSKMAFQTMIDGGLKKKQRRNKALVDEISATIILQSYLYSK; this comes from the coding sequence TTGGCGCGAATACTTGCTATAGATTTTGGATTAAAGAGAACGGGAATTGCCGTTACTGATGAATTACAGATAATTGCCTCTGGTTTAACTACCGTTCCTACTGAAAATTTAATATCATTTTTAAAAGATTATGTATCTAAAGAAAATGTAGAACTTTTTGTTGTTGGAAAACCTAAACAAATGGATAATTCTGATAGTGAAAGTGAACAGCTAATTGTTCCTTTTCTTCAAAAGTTATCGAAGGAAATTCCAGCAATTACTATTGAACGTGTTGATGAACGTTTTACGTCTAAAATGGCATTTCAAACAATGATCGATGGAGGGCTAAAAAAGAAACAACGAAGAAATAAAGCTCTGGTTGACGAAATTAGTGCTACAATCATTCTACAATCATATTTATATAGCAAATAA